One part of the Burkholderia vietnamiensis LMG 10929 genome encodes these proteins:
- the uvrA gene encoding excinuclease ABC subunit UvrA, giving the protein MSSSNLIRIRGARQHNLKNLDLDLRTGEMTVVTGPSGSGKSSLVFDTLYAEGQRRYVETFSAYARQFLDRMDRPQVERVDGVPPAIAIDQTNPVRSSRSTVGTMTELNDHLKLLYARAAELFDRKTARQVRHDTPETIYAQLLERTRADDPRVVVTFPVELPDSASDEEVTQWLSASGYTRVQAQREVASPTGPRKLLDVVADRFRVQQADKVRVVEAIEASLKRGGGRVNVYVLPADAQDASAEPQLWRFSTGLHDPDSDLRYAEPQAALFSFNSAYGACETCRGFGRVIGVDLGLVIPDARKTLRGGAIKPMQTPAWKECQDDLMRYAAKADIRRDTPWSDLTEAERDWVINGSPDWNGKWQSQWYGVKRFFGYLESKAYKMHIRVLLSKYRSYTPCEVCGGARLKTESLLWRLGSKPNADAVLAPADRFMPRGVEWTRAQLDALPGLTVHDLMLLPIERIRRFFDDIELPSALLDDALKLLLAEVRTRVKYLCDVGLGYLTLDRQSRTLSGGEVQRINLTTALGTSLTKTLFVLDEPSIGLHPRDLTRIVDAMQRLRDAGNTLVVVEHDPSVMLAADRLIDMGPGPGERGGTIVFDGTPGDIRSAHTLTGEYLGGRKHVAHASDWARRPVDADTPRIVLEGATEHNLRDVTVEIPLQRLVCVTGVSGSGKSTLLQDVLYPALARHHGKATESPGAFRSLSGADQVGDVVFVDQSPIGKTTRSNPASYVGAFDEIRKLFAKAPLALQRGYGAGTFSFNSGDGRCPTCGGSGFEHIEMQFLSDVYLRCPDCDGSRYRAEILEVRIERDGRALNIADVLDLTVSEAVGFFATDAEVLRVLQPIVDVGLEYVKLGQPVPTLSGGEAQRLKLAGFLAESAAAAGGRRVASEEARIARAKLFMFDEPTTGLHFDDIAKLMRAFGKLLAAGHSLIVIEHNLDVIRAADWLIDLGPEGGDGGGLVLCAGTPDDVKACAQSHTGVALLQYEQAMDGNAASADEGVPLQVALNAARARRAIEGEDVVRIVNAREHNLKALDVDIPHGRFNVITGVSGSGKSTLAFDILFHEGQRRYLESLNAYARSIVQPAGRPEVDAVYGIPPTVAIEQRLSRGGRKSTVATTSEVWHFLRLLYVKLGLQHCIHDGTPVTSQTVESIAAQLLRDHRGEHVGLLAPLVVNRKGVYTDLAKWAKARGSTHLRVDGEFVPVDPWPKLDRFREHTIELPVADLVVSPDDEAALRRALDDTLELGKGVMHLLAPLDGLQQAMQNDRSTAGVGAVKVLSVKRACPVCGTSYPELDPRMFSYNSKHGWCTTCVGTGVTLTREQRAAYDDTVFAGDERGREQTLPSDEQEPEGVGNEPCPDCGGTRLNPSARAVTFDAHSIVDVAQWTVSDTRRWIDALELTGRDAQIARDIVSEIGSRLAFLEEVGLGYLSLDRAAPSLSGGEAQRIRLAAQLGSNLQGVCYVLDEPTIGLHPRDNRILLDALRKLGDKGNTLVVVEHDEDTIRRADHIIDIGPGAGKRGGTLVAEGAVADLAAQPDSVTGRLLAHPMTHPLQPRRPVNPRGQHGADAVPDGWLTVHRATLHNLRDVTVDIPLARLVAVTGVSGSGKSTLARDVLMTNLLDAVGRSVLSSPATRRARKAAQLDAPATKRRSSVLARSAPRPALSVTHAWQGCASLSGWESIDRVLEVDQTPIGKTPRSCPATYIGVWDTIRKLFADTLEARARGYTASRFSFNTGDGRCPACEGQGVRTIGMSFLPDVKVPCDVCHGQRFNPETLAVTWRGRNIGDVLTMEIDEAVAFFAPISNIAHPLQLMKDVGLGYLTLGQPSPTLSGGEAQRIKLVTELTKVRDDITRRGQKAPHTLYVLDEPTVGLHMADVAKLIRVLHRLVDGGHSVVVIEHDLDVIAEADWIIDLGPEGGVGGGTIVAAAPPERLAKVNASHTGHALKPVLARTASDGGDAVRDGVAQAG; this is encoded by the coding sequence TTGTCATCCAGCAATCTGATCCGCATTCGCGGAGCACGTCAGCACAACCTCAAGAATCTCGACCTCGACCTGCGCACCGGCGAAATGACGGTCGTCACCGGCCCGTCGGGCTCAGGCAAGTCGAGCCTCGTGTTCGACACGCTGTACGCGGAAGGCCAGCGGCGCTACGTCGAGACGTTCAGCGCGTATGCCCGGCAGTTCCTCGACCGGATGGACCGCCCGCAGGTCGAGCGCGTCGACGGCGTGCCGCCCGCCATCGCGATCGACCAGACCAACCCGGTGCGCAGCTCGCGCTCGACGGTCGGCACGATGACCGAGCTGAACGACCACCTGAAGCTGCTGTACGCGCGCGCGGCCGAACTGTTCGACCGCAAGACCGCGCGCCAGGTGCGCCACGACACGCCGGAGACGATCTACGCGCAGCTGCTCGAGCGCACGCGCGCCGACGATCCGCGCGTCGTCGTCACGTTCCCGGTCGAGCTGCCGGACAGCGCGTCAGACGAAGAGGTCACGCAGTGGCTGTCGGCGAGCGGCTACACGCGCGTGCAGGCGCAGCGTGAAGTCGCGTCTCCGACCGGCCCGCGCAAGCTGCTCGACGTGGTGGCCGACCGCTTCCGCGTGCAGCAGGCCGACAAGGTGCGCGTGGTCGAGGCGATCGAGGCGTCGCTCAAGCGCGGCGGCGGCCGCGTGAACGTCTACGTGCTGCCGGCGGATGCGCAGGACGCCTCGGCCGAGCCGCAGCTGTGGCGCTTCTCCACCGGGCTGCACGACCCCGACAGCGATCTGCGCTACGCGGAGCCGCAGGCCGCGCTGTTCTCGTTCAACTCCGCATACGGCGCATGCGAAACCTGCCGCGGCTTCGGCCGCGTGATCGGCGTCGATCTCGGCCTCGTGATTCCCGACGCGCGCAAGACGCTGCGCGGCGGTGCGATCAAGCCGATGCAGACGCCCGCATGGAAGGAATGCCAGGACGACCTGATGCGCTACGCGGCGAAAGCGGACATCCGCCGCGACACGCCGTGGTCGGATCTGACGGAGGCCGAGCGCGACTGGGTGATCAACGGCTCGCCCGACTGGAACGGCAAGTGGCAGAGCCAGTGGTACGGCGTGAAACGCTTCTTCGGCTATCTGGAGTCGAAGGCGTACAAGATGCACATCCGCGTGCTGCTGTCGAAGTACCGCAGCTACACGCCATGCGAAGTCTGCGGCGGCGCGCGCCTGAAAACCGAATCGCTGCTGTGGCGGCTCGGCTCGAAGCCGAATGCCGACGCGGTGCTTGCGCCGGCCGATCGTTTCATGCCGCGCGGCGTCGAATGGACGCGCGCGCAACTCGACGCGCTGCCCGGTCTGACGGTGCACGACCTGATGCTGCTGCCGATCGAGCGGATTCGCCGCTTCTTCGACGACATCGAGCTGCCGAGCGCGCTGCTCGACGATGCGCTGAAGCTGCTGCTCGCGGAAGTGCGTACGCGCGTCAAGTATCTGTGCGACGTGGGGCTCGGCTACCTGACGCTCGACCGGCAGAGCCGGACGCTGTCGGGCGGCGAAGTGCAGCGGATCAACCTCACCACGGCGCTCGGCACGTCGCTCACCAAAACGCTGTTCGTGCTCGACGAGCCGAGCATCGGCCTGCATCCGCGCGACCTCACGCGCATCGTCGACGCGATGCAGCGGCTGCGCGACGCCGGCAACACACTGGTCGTCGTCGAGCACGATCCGTCGGTGATGCTCGCGGCCGACCGGCTGATCGACATGGGCCCCGGCCCCGGCGAGCGCGGCGGCACGATCGTGTTCGACGGCACGCCGGGCGACATCCGCTCGGCGCACACGCTGACGGGCGAGTATCTCGGCGGCCGCAAGCACGTCGCGCATGCGTCCGACTGGGCGCGCCGCCCGGTCGACGCCGACACGCCGCGCATCGTGCTCGAAGGCGCGACCGAACACAATCTGCGCGACGTGACGGTCGAGATCCCGCTGCAACGGCTCGTCTGCGTGACGGGCGTGTCGGGCTCCGGCAAGTCGACGCTGCTGCAGGACGTGCTGTATCCGGCGCTGGCGCGCCATCACGGCAAGGCGACGGAGTCGCCCGGCGCGTTCCGCAGTCTGTCGGGCGCCGATCAGGTCGGCGACGTCGTGTTCGTCGATCAGTCGCCGATCGGCAAGACCACGCGCTCGAACCCGGCGAGCTACGTCGGCGCGTTCGACGAGATCCGCAAGCTGTTCGCGAAAGCGCCGCTCGCGCTGCAACGCGGCTACGGCGCCGGCACGTTCAGCTTCAACTCCGGCGACGGCCGCTGCCCGACCTGCGGCGGCTCCGGGTTCGAACACATCGAGATGCAGTTCCTGAGCGACGTGTATCTGCGTTGCCCCGATTGCGACGGCAGCCGCTACCGCGCGGAAATCCTCGAAGTGCGGATCGAGCGCGACGGTCGCGCGCTGAACATCGCCGACGTGCTCGACCTGACGGTCAGCGAAGCGGTCGGCTTCTTCGCGACGGACGCCGAGGTGCTGCGCGTGCTGCAGCCGATCGTCGACGTCGGGCTCGAATACGTGAAGCTCGGCCAGCCGGTGCCGACGTTGTCCGGCGGCGAAGCGCAGCGGCTGAAGCTGGCCGGCTTCCTCGCCGAGTCGGCGGCGGCGGCCGGCGGGCGCCGCGTCGCGAGCGAGGAGGCGCGCATCGCGCGCGCGAAGCTGTTCATGTTCGACGAGCCGACCACCGGCCTGCACTTCGACGACATCGCGAAGCTGATGCGCGCGTTCGGCAAGCTGCTCGCGGCCGGCCATTCGCTGATCGTGATCGAGCACAACCTCGACGTGATCCGCGCGGCCGACTGGCTGATCGATCTCGGCCCGGAAGGCGGCGACGGCGGCGGCCTGGTGCTGTGCGCGGGCACGCCCGACGACGTGAAGGCGTGCGCGCAATCGCATACGGGCGTCGCGCTGCTGCAGTACGAGCAGGCGATGGACGGCAACGCCGCAAGCGCCGACGAAGGCGTGCCGCTGCAGGTCGCGCTGAACGCGGCGCGCGCGCGGCGCGCGATCGAGGGCGAGGACGTCGTGCGGATCGTCAATGCGCGCGAACACAACCTGAAGGCGCTCGACGTCGACATTCCGCACGGCAGGTTCAACGTGATCACCGGCGTGTCGGGTTCCGGCAAGTCGACGCTCGCGTTCGACATCCTGTTCCACGAGGGCCAGCGCCGCTACCTCGAATCGCTGAACGCCTATGCGCGCTCGATCGTGCAGCCGGCCGGGCGGCCCGAGGTCGATGCGGTGTACGGCATTCCGCCGACCGTCGCGATCGAGCAGCGGCTGTCGCGCGGCGGCCGCAAGAGCACGGTCGCGACCACGTCCGAGGTCTGGCATTTCCTGCGTCTGCTGTACGTGAAGCTCGGCCTCCAGCATTGCATCCACGACGGCACGCCGGTCACGTCGCAAACCGTCGAGTCGATCGCCGCGCAGCTGCTGCGCGACCATCGCGGCGAGCACGTCGGGCTGCTCGCGCCGCTCGTCGTCAACCGCAAGGGCGTGTACACCGATCTCGCGAAGTGGGCGAAGGCGCGCGGCAGTACGCATCTGCGCGTCGACGGCGAATTCGTGCCGGTCGATCCGTGGCCGAAGCTCGACCGTTTCCGCGAGCACACGATCGAGCTGCCGGTGGCCGATCTCGTCGTGTCGCCCGACGACGAAGCCGCGTTGCGGCGCGCGCTCGACGACACGCTCGAGCTCGGCAAGGGCGTGATGCATCTGCTCGCGCCGCTCGACGGGCTGCAGCAGGCGATGCAGAACGATCGTTCGACCGCGGGCGTCGGGGCGGTCAAGGTGCTGTCGGTGAAGCGCGCGTGCCCGGTGTGCGGCACCAGCTACCCCGAGCTCGATCCGCGCATGTTCTCGTACAACAGCAAGCACGGCTGGTGCACGACGTGCGTCGGCACCGGCGTCACGCTCACGCGCGAGCAGCGCGCCGCTTACGACGACACGGTGTTCGCCGGCGACGAACGCGGCCGCGAGCAGACCTTGCCGTCGGACGAGCAGGAGCCGGAAGGCGTCGGCAACGAGCCGTGCCCCGATTGCGGCGGTACGCGCCTGAATCCGTCCGCGCGCGCGGTGACGTTCGATGCGCACTCGATCGTCGACGTCGCGCAATGGACGGTGTCCGACACGCGCCGCTGGATCGATGCGCTCGAATTGACCGGCCGCGACGCGCAGATCGCGCGCGACATCGTCAGCGAGATCGGCAGCCGTCTCGCGTTCCTCGAGGAAGTCGGGCTCGGCTATCTGAGCCTCGATCGCGCCGCGCCGAGCCTGTCGGGCGGCGAAGCGCAGCGCATCCGGCTCGCCGCGCAGCTCGGCAGCAATCTGCAGGGCGTGTGCTACGTGCTCGACGAGCCGACCATCGGCCTGCATCCGCGCGACAACCGGATCCTGCTGGACGCGCTGCGCAAGCTCGGCGACAAGGGCAATACGCTGGTCGTCGTCGAGCATGACGAGGACACGATCCGCCGCGCCGATCACATCATCGATATCGGGCCGGGCGCCGGCAAGCGCGGCGGTACGCTGGTCGCCGAAGGCGCGGTCGCCGATCTCGCCGCGCAACCCGATTCGGTGACGGGCCGCCTGCTCGCGCATCCGATGACGCATCCGTTGCAGCCGCGCCGCCCGGTGAACCCGCGCGGCCAGCACGGCGCCGATGCGGTGCCCGACGGCTGGCTCACCGTGCATCGCGCGACGCTGCACAACCTGCGCGACGTTACCGTCGACATCCCGCTGGCGCGGCTCGTCGCGGTGACCGGCGTGAGCGGCTCAGGCAAGTCGACGCTCGCGCGCGACGTGCTGATGACGAACCTGCTCGACGCGGTCGGCCGCTCGGTGCTGTCGTCGCCGGCCACGCGCCGCGCGCGCAAGGCCGCGCAGCTGGACGCGCCGGCGACGAAGCGCCGCTCCAGCGTGCTCGCGCGCAGCGCGCCGCGGCCGGCGCTGAGCGTGACCCACGCGTGGCAGGGCTGCGCGTCGCTGAGCGGCTGGGAGAGCATCGACCGCGTGCTCGAAGTCGACCAGACGCCGATCGGCAAGACGCCGCGTTCGTGCCCGGCCACCTACATCGGCGTGTGGGACACGATCCGCAAGCTGTTCGCCGACACGCTCGAAGCACGCGCGCGCGGCTACACGGCGTCGCGCTTCTCGTTCAACACCGGCGACGGGCGCTGCCCGGCGTGCGAAGGGCAGGGCGTGCGCACCATCGGGATGAGCTTTTTGCCGGACGTGAAGGTGCCGTGCGACGTGTGCCACGGGCAGCGTTTCAACCCCGAAACACTCGCGGTCACGTGGCGCGGCCGGAACATCGGCGACGTGCTGACGATGGAGATCGACGAAGCGGTCGCGTTCTTCGCGCCGATCTCGAACATCGCGCATCCGCTGCAGCTGATGAAGGACGTCGGCCTCGGCTATCTGACGCTCGGCCAGCCGTCGCCGACGCTGTCCGGCGGCGAGGCGCAGCGGATCAAGCTCGTCACCGAGCTGACCAAGGTGCGCGACGACATCACGCGGCGCGGGCAGAAAGCGCCGCACACGCTGTACGTGCTCGACGAGCCGACGGTCGGCCTGCACATGGCCGACGTCGCGAAGCTGATCCGCGTGCTGCACCGGCTGGTCGACGGCGGGCACAGCGTCGTCGTGATCGAACACGACCTTGACGTGATCGCGGAAGCCGACTGGATCATCGATCTCGGCCCCGAAGGCGGTGTGGGCGGCGGCACGATCGTCGCGGCGGCGCCCCCGGAAAGGCTCGCGAAGGTGAACGCGAGCCATACCGGACACGCGTTGAAGCCGGTGCTCGCGCGCACGGCCTCGGACGGCGGCGACGCGGTGCGTGACGGCGTGGCCCAGGCCGGTTGA
- a CDS encoding response regulator transcription factor: protein MRILVVEDDPVQAEEVQSALAPFCHTIKVVVDGEQALRFLRSESVDAVVLDWHLPCLTGIEVLNWIRTRADVEYGVLFLTSRVQELDVVRALEAGADDYLSKPFRAEELAARVNALLRRIGRKVKRDEPIRAGEYVLDPVHRTVRLRDDTIELTTKEFQLVACLFNNIGKIMSREQLATTAWGRELGTESRSLDTHIYRIRQKLKLSIENGLRLSAIYTLGYRLDQTRASTELHFNEPALIDSRV, encoded by the coding sequence ATGCGCATATTGGTGGTTGAGGACGATCCCGTTCAGGCCGAAGAAGTGCAAAGCGCACTGGCCCCTTTCTGTCACACGATCAAGGTCGTCGTCGACGGCGAGCAGGCGCTGCGGTTCCTGCGCTCCGAGTCGGTCGACGCGGTCGTGCTGGACTGGCACTTGCCATGCCTCACCGGCATCGAGGTTTTGAACTGGATCCGGACCCGCGCCGACGTCGAATACGGCGTGCTGTTCCTGACCAGCCGCGTGCAGGAGCTCGACGTCGTCAGAGCGCTGGAAGCCGGAGCCGACGACTACCTGAGCAAACCGTTCCGCGCGGAAGAACTGGCGGCGCGAGTCAATGCGCTGCTGCGTCGCATCGGGCGGAAGGTGAAGCGCGACGAGCCGATTCGCGCCGGCGAATACGTGCTCGATCCCGTGCATCGCACCGTGCGGCTTCGCGACGACACGATCGAATTGACGACGAAGGAATTCCAGCTCGTCGCGTGCCTGTTCAACAACATCGGCAAGATCATGTCGCGCGAGCAGCTGGCGACGACGGCCTGGGGCCGGGAACTCGGAACGGAGTCGCGTTCTCTCGACACGCACATCTACAGAATCCGGCAAAAGCTCAAGCTGAGCATCGAGAACGGCTTGCGGCTGTCGGCCATCTACACGTTGGGATATCGACTCGATCAGACCCGGGCTTCAACGGAGCTTCACTTCAACGAGCCGGCGCTGATCGACAGTCGCGTGTGA
- a CDS encoding YadA-like family protein: MSGPGGAAASASGGLGVAIGGGASTTGLNAVAVGTNSHSSAAGAISMGANALASGGNSLAMGVNTTASGQTSTALGPAAIASAQMATAVGPNAQATGQYAVALGRLAAATDTAATAVGTSAVAGSTGASAFGQAATASNSSSTAIGGNATASGIGGTALGHSAFASDTNASALGTSATASAENANALGDFSTASGIASTALGPGARSVADNAIAEGLNASASATSAIAIGTTSSASSTFATALGANSTASGDHATALSTQATAAGAYSVATGFESITTTAAAAGVALGSGASVSGASGIAIGVNSGVSAASSIAIGPGGTAGVPGSGTQATGAQAVAIGNNALAGAIYAQAFGNQATASGTSSMAFGNTATAATLFGIAIGNLATSSGISATAVGAGATASADNSVAVGVNSHVAGYGGVALGTNSQALAGSTVAFGDTSTVAAAAGAGSIAGGHNSQVAGGTGAVALGEGQTANGNGAVAIGDPNTATGNGAVAMGANNTASGNGAVALGNTNVANGQGAVALGNASQANVAGGVALGDSAVVQAAATNGLALGSGAIASVANSVALGAGSTTTAATPTPGATIGGVAYTFAGTAPAGVVSVGAPGAERQIQNVAAGQLSGASTDAVNGSQLFATNQQVTANTTAISNINNGAGIKYFHANSTAPDSSATGADAVAIGGNAQATIANSVALGANATTTAATPTASGVIGGVTYNFAGAAPAGVVSVGSAGAERQIQNVAAGQLSGTSTDAVNGSQLFATNEQVTANTTAISNINNGAGIKYFHANSTLADSQATGTDSIAVGPQALASATDSFAAGTGAQSTAANGMALGTQTTASIAGSVAIGSGSVADRAVAAGSGTIPAGSHTVPFNTSDATLLGSVSFGSASGNTYRQLTNVADGTSAHDAVTVRQLTGALQSFSVTPTMYFHANSTAADSLAVGAESVAVGPTTVVNGDNGVGIGNGAVVQQTAPGGVAIGQAANSGQADAIALGSGASATGPQSIAQGANAVASASGGIAIGSGSNSSAADTLALGAGASATFANSVAIGAGSVTTVGAQSNYIAYGLSSPQSSAGEVNLGNRKITGVAAGSAGTDAVNVSQLDAVNQNLTTLIQNLSNTNGGFPSTPGSSTPPASTGSNSSAGGNGAVASGSNSTAVGNGSTASGTGSTTIGAGSTSSGNGSVAIGAGSNDEGRNNVVSIGTANSTRQLTNVAAGTAPTDGVNVQQLNAAVGNANAYTDAKIQGLRRDADAGAASAMAVAGLPQPSGPGKSMVAIAGSYYHSQSGQALGISTISENNHWIYKAAVTTNTRNDYGAVIGAGYQW, translated from the coding sequence ATCTCCGGCCCCGGCGGCGCAGCGGCCTCGGCCAGCGGCGGCCTGGGCGTCGCGATCGGCGGCGGCGCATCGACCACGGGGCTGAACGCGGTAGCGGTCGGCACGAACAGCCATTCGTCCGCCGCTGGCGCGATCTCGATGGGCGCGAATGCGCTTGCATCCGGCGGGAACTCGCTCGCGATGGGCGTCAACACGACGGCGTCCGGGCAGACCAGCACGGCGCTCGGTCCCGCGGCCATAGCCTCGGCGCAGATGGCGACGGCGGTCGGCCCCAACGCGCAGGCAACCGGACAATACGCCGTTGCCCTCGGGCGATTGGCCGCAGCGACCGACACCGCGGCGACAGCGGTCGGCACCAGCGCCGTCGCGGGCAGCACCGGCGCGAGCGCATTCGGGCAGGCGGCGACGGCGTCGAACAGCAGTTCGACCGCGATCGGCGGCAACGCCACGGCGAGCGGCATCGGTGGAACGGCGCTGGGGCACTCGGCGTTCGCGAGCGACACCAACGCTTCGGCACTCGGGACGTCCGCGACCGCTTCCGCGGAAAACGCGAATGCACTCGGCGACTTTTCGACGGCATCCGGCATCGCGAGCACGGCGCTGGGACCGGGCGCGCGATCGGTTGCGGACAATGCGATCGCCGAGGGCCTGAACGCCAGCGCGTCGGCCACGTCGGCCATCGCGATCGGCACGACATCGTCGGCGTCCAGCACCTTTGCCACGGCGCTCGGCGCGAACAGCACCGCATCGGGCGATCACGCGACGGCATTGTCGACCCAGGCGACGGCGGCCGGCGCCTATTCGGTCGCGACGGGATTCGAGTCGATCACGACGACCGCGGCGGCAGCGGGTGTCGCGTTGGGATCGGGCGCGTCGGTCAGCGGCGCGTCGGGCATCGCGATCGGCGTGAATAGCGGCGTATCGGCCGCGAGTTCGATCGCGATCGGGCCGGGCGGCACGGCCGGCGTCCCCGGTTCGGGCACGCAGGCGACGGGCGCCCAGGCCGTCGCGATCGGCAACAACGCGCTCGCCGGCGCGATCTATGCGCAGGCCTTCGGCAACCAGGCGACGGCGAGCGGTACCAGCTCGATGGCCTTCGGCAATACGGCCACGGCGGCCACGCTGTTCGGCATCGCCATCGGCAACCTCGCCACGTCTTCCGGTATCTCGGCCACGGCAGTGGGCGCGGGCGCGACCGCGAGCGCCGACAATTCGGTGGCGGTCGGCGTGAATTCGCATGTGGCCGGTTACGGCGGTGTCGCGCTTGGCACCAACTCGCAGGCGCTCGCCGGCTCGACAGTAGCATTCGGCGACACCAGCACGGTCGCGGCCGCCGCGGGCGCCGGCTCGATCGCCGGCGGCCACAACTCGCAGGTCGCGGGCGGCACGGGCGCCGTCGCACTCGGCGAAGGCCAGACCGCGAACGGCAACGGCGCGGTGGCGATCGGCGATCCGAACACCGCGACCGGCAACGGCGCAGTGGCGATGGGCGCCAACAACACCGCGAGCGGCAACGGCGCGGTCGCGCTCGGCAATACCAACGTCGCGAACGGCCAGGGAGCGGTGGCGCTCGGCAACGCGTCGCAGGCGAACGTCGCGGGCGGCGTCGCGCTCGGCGACAGCGCGGTCGTGCAGGCCGCCGCGACCAACGGCCTCGCGCTCGGCTCGGGCGCAATCGCGAGCGTGGCCAACAGCGTCGCGCTCGGCGCCGGATCGACCACCACCGCGGCGACCCCGACGCCCGGCGCGACGATCGGCGGCGTCGCCTATACCTTCGCGGGCACGGCGCCGGCCGGCGTGGTGAGCGTCGGCGCCCCGGGCGCCGAGCGGCAGATCCAGAACGTCGCGGCCGGTCAGCTGAGCGGCGCCAGTACCGACGCGGTGAACGGCTCGCAACTGTTCGCCACCAACCAGCAGGTCACGGCCAATACGACCGCGATCTCGAACATCAACAACGGCGCCGGCATCAAGTACTTCCACGCGAATTCGACGGCCCCCGACTCGTCGGCGACCGGTGCCGATGCGGTCGCGATCGGCGGCAACGCGCAGGCGACGATCGCGAACTCGGTCGCGCTCGGCGCCAACGCGACGACCACGGCGGCGACGCCGACGGCCAGCGGCGTGATCGGCGGCGTGACGTACAACTTCGCAGGCGCAGCACCGGCCGGCGTGGTGAGCGTCGGCTCGGCCGGCGCTGAACGGCAGATCCAGAACGTCGCGGCCGGCCAGTTGAGCGGCACCAGCACGGACGCAGTCAACGGCTCGCAACTGTTCGCCACCAACGAGCAGGTCACGGCCAATACGACCGCGATCTCGAACATCAACAACGGCGCAGGGATCAAATACTTTCATGCGAACTCGACGCTCGCGGACAGCCAGGCAACCGGCACGGACAGCATTGCCGTCGGTCCTCAGGCACTCGCCAGCGCGACCGACAGCTTCGCGGCCGGCACCGGCGCGCAGTCGACTGCCGCAAACGGCATGGCGCTCGGCACGCAGACGACCGCGTCGATCGCCGGCAGCGTAGCGATCGGCTCGGGCTCAGTGGCGGACCGCGCCGTCGCGGCGGGCAGCGGCACCATTCCGGCCGGCAGCCACACCGTGCCGTTCAACACGTCGGACGCAACGCTGCTCGGCTCCGTGTCGTTCGGCAGCGCGTCGGGGAACACCTACCGTCAGCTGACCAACGTCGCCGACGGCACGAGCGCGCACGACGCGGTGACGGTCCGGCAGTTGACCGGCGCGCTGCAATCGTTCTCGGTCACGCCGACGATGTACTTCCACGCGAATTCGACGGCGGCCGATTCGCTCGCCGTCGGCGCGGAGTCGGTCGCGGTCGGCCCGACGACCGTCGTCAACGGCGACAACGGCGTGGGGATCGGCAACGGCGCGGTCGTCCAGCAGACGGCGCCCGGCGGCGTCGCGATCGGACAGGCCGCGAATTCCGGGCAGGCCGATGCGATCGCGCTCGGCAGCGGCGCGAGCGCGACCGGCCCGCAATCGATCGCGCAAGGCGCCAACGCCGTCGCCAGCGCGTCGGGCGGCATCGCGATCGGTTCGGGTTCGAACAGCAGCGCCGCCGATACGCTCGCGCTCGGCGCCGGCGCGAGCGCGACCTTCGCGAACAGCGTCGCGATCGGCGCGGGTTCGGTCACGACGGTCGGCGCGCAGTCCAACTACATCGCATACGGACTGAGCAGCCCACAGTCGTCGGCAGGCGAAGTGAACCTCGGCAACCGCAAGATCACCGGCGTCGCGGCCGGCTCTGCGGGCACCGATGCGGTCAACGTCAGCCAGCTCGACGCGGTCAACCAGAACCTGACGACGCTGATCCAGAACCTCAGCAACACCAACGGCGGCTTCCCGTCGACACCCGGCTCGTCCACGCCGCCCGCCTCGACCGGCTCGAACTCGTCGGCCGGCGGCAACGGCGCCGTCGCGTCGGGTTCGAACAGCACCGCGGTCGGCAACGGTTCGACGGCATCCGGCACGGGTTCGACGACGATCGGCGCAGGCTCGACGTCTTCCGGCAACGGCTCGGTCGCGATCGGCGCCGGCAGCAACGACGAAGGACGCAACAACGTCGTCTCGATCGGCACGGCCAACTCGACGCGCCAACTCACGAACGTCGCGGCAGGGACCGCCCCGACCGACGGCGTCAACGTGCAGCAGCTGAATGCCGCGGTCGGCAACGCGAACGCCTACACCGACGCGAAGATCCAGGGGCTGCGGCGCGACGCGGACGCCGGTGCGGCGAGCGCAATGGCCGTCGCCGGTCTGCCGCAGCCTTCCGGGCCCGGCAAGAGCATGGTGGCGATCGCCGGCAGCTACTACCACAGCCAGTCGGGCCAGGCCCTCGGCATCTCGACGATCTCGGAAAACAATCACTGGATCTACAAGGCCGCCGTCACGACCAATACGCGCAACGACTACGGTGCCGTGATCGGCGCGGGCTATCAGTGGTGA